The window AGATCATGCGCCAAGGCTTGTGGTGCAGTTCGCGGTATTCGGAGATACCGATACTGGCCAGTTCCTTCGGAATATTTCCGCGGGCCGGGAATTCTTCGAGATCGACGCAGGCGCTTTCGATTTCGGTCAGGATGCGCTCCGCCGTCTCGGCGCCGTCGCGGGCGGCAATGAAACGATAAAGATCCTCGACGTCGCGTTCCGCGTCCTCGGCGAGAAGAACACGGTAACGCATCAGGACTGGTTGTCGGCCAGATGTTTGCGGATGCGCGCGAAGGATTCCGATGCAGGGCGCAGCTTGCCTTCCTCGACCTGTCGATTGGTGAGCGCCAGCATCTTCAGGAGCGCCAGCGTCTCCTGCGTTTCTTCATATTGGCCGACATCCTGAAGGATCGCTTTGGCCTCGCCATGCAGGGTAATGACGACAGGCCGCGGATTATCCTTCAGCGTCCGGATGATCTCGGGCGCATGCGCCTTGAGATAGCTGATCGGCTTGACCTGTTCTGACAGCTTCATGCGGCTACTCCATTTTGACCAGAATATAGACCATTGAATGGTCGATTGAAAGATCCTCGCACATCGCGGCCCCATTTCCGGCATCTGAAGTCGCGTTTCAGCTGCGGCTGCTTTTTCTCTTCAATGCCCGCGAAAGAGAATGGCATTTCTTATAATCGCATTTGTCTACTGATTTTATAGATTACATATTGCAACCACCGGGCGGATTATGGCGTCATGACTTACCTCCTCAGCCTTCTCGACAAAAGCCCGATCGAAACCGGCCTATCCGCTGCCGACGCGCTCCGGGCGACCGTAAAGATTGCCACCCGGGCCGAGGAACTCGGTTATCACCGTTTTTGGGTCGCCGAACATCATAACATGTCCAACCTGGCGAGTTCCGCGCCGGAGGCGCTGATAGCCTATCTTCTCGCCAGGACATCGAGGATCCGGGTCGGCTCCGGCGGCGTCATGCTGCAGCACTACAGCGCCTACAAGGTTGCCGAGACCTTCAATCTCCTGGCATCGCTTGCGCCTGGCCGCGTTGATCTCGGCGTCGGTAAGGCGCCGGGCGGCTTTCCGCTGTCGACGCGCGCCTTGCAGCTTGCCGTCGATCCGTCCAGGAAGCCGGATTTTGCGAGCCAGCTTTCCGACCTCAATACCTACCTTGCGGCCGATCCTGGTTACGACGGTGCGCATGCGACGCCTTTCCCGCCGACGGCTCCGGAGCGTTTCTTGCTCGGCGCCAGCGTCGAGAGCGCCGAACTCGCGGCCGAGAAAGGGTGGGAGCTCGTCTTTGCCGGACACCTGAACGGCGATCCAGACAATCTGCGCAAGACCTTCGAAGTCTATGAGCGGGCATCGGGCGGCAAGCGTCCCATCCTGGCGCTCGCTGCCTTCGCTGCCGAAAGCGAGGAATATGCCCGCGAGCGTGTCGGTAAGCTCAGGATCGTCAAGCTGTTCCTGCCGAACGATCAGACCGTCAATGTCGGCAGCGAGGAGCAGGCAGCCGAATTTGCCCGGCAGGCCGGCGTCACCGATTACCGCATCGAGGAGAAGGTGCCGAGCGTGCTGCACGGCACGGCAAAGCAGATCCGCAACGAACTGGACGAGTTCCATCGCCGCTACGGCGTCAAGGAATTCGTGCTCGACACGCCGGCGCTTTCGACCGCTGACCGCCTTGCCTCCATCGAGCTGCTCGCCGCCGAGCGCCTTTCCCTCGTCGCCTGACCCTTTCCAAGGAGGATCGATCCCATGGCTCAGAAACACGTCACGTTCGGCATCATGCTGCAGGGTCCGGGCGGCCATATGAATGCCTGGAAACATCCGAGCGGACCGGCCGATGCCAGCGTCAATTTCGATTTCTTCGTAACGACGGCGCGCAAGGCGGAGGCGGCCGGCATTGCTTTCGCCTTTGTCGCCGACGGGCTTTATATCAACGAGCTATCGATCCCGCATTTCCTCAACCGGTTCGAACCGATCGCCATTCTCTCGGCGCTGGCCGCCTCCACTTCGAAGATCGGCCTCGTCGGCACGGTCTCGACGTCCTACAGCGATCCCTTCACCATTGCCCGCCAGTTTGCCACGATCGATCTCATCAGCGGCGGCAGGGCAGGGTGGAACGCTGTGACCTCGCCACTCGAGGGTTCGGGGCGAAATTACAGCCGTGAACATCCCGAGCACGAGCTGCGCTACGAGATCGCCGAGGACTATATCGACGCGATCAAAGGTCTCTGGGATTCCTGGGACGACGACGCATTCGTGCGCAATCGCGAGACCGGCGTCTTTGTCGACAAGGCGAAGATGCATCGCCTGAACCATAAGGGCCGGTTTTTCCGCATCGAAGGCCCGCTCAATATCGGCCGTTCAAAACAGGGCCAGCCCGTCGTCTTCCAGGCGGGTGCTTCAGATTCCGGCATCAGGCTTGCCGGCAAGCATGCCGACGCCGTCTTCACCAATGGCGGGCCGTTCGAAGAGGCGCGAGGCTTCTATCGTCAGCTCAAGGATAGCGTCATTGCTCACGGGCGGCCAGCGGCGGAAGTCGGCGTTTATCCGGGCATCGGCCCGATCGTCGGCAAAACGGCTGAGGAGGCGGAAGCCAAGTATCAGGCGATCCGCAATCTCGTCACGATCGAGGAGGCGCTCCTCTATCTCGGCCGCTTCTTCGATCATCATGATTTCGGCGTCTACCCGCTCGATGAGCCTTTCCCTGACATTGGCGATATCGGCAGGAACAATTTCCGCGCCACCACCGACCGCATCAAGAGGACGGCGCGCGAGA of the Rhizobium etli CFN 42 genome contains:
- a CDS encoding type II toxin-antitoxin system RelE/ParE family toxin — its product is MRYRVLLAEDAERDVEDLYRFIAARDGAETAERILTEIESACVDLEEFPARGNIPKELASIGISEYRELHHKPWRMIYRIMGTDVVVYCVADGRRDMQAFLERRLIR
- a CDS encoding type II toxin-antitoxin system Phd/YefM family antitoxin → MKLSEQVKPISYLKAHAPEIIRTLKDNPRPVVITLHGEAKAILQDVGQYEETQETLALLKMLALTNRQVEEGKLRPASESFARIRKHLADNQS
- a CDS encoding LLM class flavin-dependent oxidoreductase gives rise to the protein MTYLLSLLDKSPIETGLSAADALRATVKIATRAEELGYHRFWVAEHHNMSNLASSAPEALIAYLLARTSRIRVGSGGVMLQHYSAYKVAETFNLLASLAPGRVDLGVGKAPGGFPLSTRALQLAVDPSRKPDFASQLSDLNTYLAADPGYDGAHATPFPPTAPERFLLGASVESAELAAEKGWELVFAGHLNGDPDNLRKTFEVYERASGGKRPILALAAFAAESEEYARERVGKLRIVKLFLPNDQTVNVGSEEQAAEFARQAGVTDYRIEEKVPSVLHGTAKQIRNELDEFHRRYGVKEFVLDTPALSTADRLASIELLAAERLSLVA
- a CDS encoding LLM class flavin-dependent oxidoreductase; translated protein: MAQKHVTFGIMLQGPGGHMNAWKHPSGPADASVNFDFFVTTARKAEAAGIAFAFVADGLYINELSIPHFLNRFEPIAILSALAASTSKIGLVGTVSTSYSDPFTIARQFATIDLISGGRAGWNAVTSPLEGSGRNYSREHPEHELRYEIAEDYIDAIKGLWDSWDDDAFVRNRETGVFVDKAKMHRLNHKGRFFRIEGPLNIGRSKQGQPVVFQAGASDSGIRLAGKHADAVFTNGGPFEEARGFYRQLKDSVIAHGRPAAEVGVYPGIGPIVGKTAEEAEAKYQAIRNLVTIEEALLYLGRFFDHHDFGVYPLDEPFPDIGDIGRNNFRATTDRIKRTAREKGLTLRQVALDSATPRTAFIGTAEHIADEIIRWVDHGAADGFILGFPVIAEGFEDFAAHVLPILTERGYFDPVLKGETLRDHLGLPFRESRYAAGADQVEPGRAVGV